One genomic window of Macaca mulatta isolate MMU2019108-1 chromosome 8, T2T-MMU8v2.0, whole genome shotgun sequence includes the following:
- the LOC144330819 gene encoding uncharacterized protein LOC144330819 isoform X2 gives MDSGRLAAVASLLPSPGNSEPPVQALGRRGGRDWARKEAGRDLEKPPRLHCSGRGRLEEPVPANHLPVGLSVRGSQVLSAAGPRRCRLAGTRNPVRGPRGADQLARGGPEARSQAAPDTQVEEQPLK, from the coding sequence ATGGATTCCGGCAGGCTTGCTGCAGTGGCCTCGCTTCTCCCTAGCCCCGGTAACTCCGAGCCACCTGTCCAGGCCCTCGGGCGTCGCGGGGGCAGGGACTGGGCgcggaaggaggcagggagggaccTGGAAAAACCACCCAGATTGCATTGCAGTGGGCGAGGCCGCCTGGAGGAGCCGGTTCCAGCTAACCACCTCCCCGTCGGGCTCTCGGTGCGCGGTTCCCAGGTGCTCAGCGCTGCCGGGCCCAGGAGGTGCCGCCTCGCAGGGACGCGGAACCCGGTGCGTGGCCCCCGTGGGGCGGACCAGCTAGCGCGCGGCGGTCCGGAGGCTCGTAGCCAAGCAG